Genomic DNA from Oryza sativa Japonica Group chromosome 5, ASM3414082v1:
ACTCTGTAGAATGAGCCAGTTGTCCATCCCATGGTGAGGACAGGCAGCTACATATTCCTGCAGACGTTGTAAAACTCCTGGAAGCTTGATATTCTCCTGCGGAGGGCATTTGTCTTGCCCATCAGGAAGAATTTTGAGAGGAACGCAGTGGAGCACTTGTCCCATGTGTTAACTGCAACCCGATTCGTGTAAAACCACTGCTTCACTTTTCCCAGGAGTGAGAAAGTGAACAGACGCAGCCTAATGGTGTCCGGGCTGACACCCTTCATGGTGTAGGTGCTGCAGATCTCTAGGAACTGCTGCAAGTGAGCACTTGCGTCCTCATTTGGCCTGCCACAAAATAGGCTTGCATGCGCCATAGTAATCAGGCTGCTCTTGAGATCGAAGTCAGTGTCTCCGAGGTTAACCTGTGGCCCGACGGGCACATTGTCAGCGGACGGAGCAGCGAACTCACGAAGTGTCTTCTCAGCCATATTCCTGAAACATGGTGACGCTGGGATGACTGGTTTCTTAGCTGAAAGTTTCTTCTGCGGAGGGACGACACTCGGTCTGACGCTCtggaagaaagcttctggattttcgTTGAAGTTTTCTGGCAGGTTTACCAGTCATGCACTATCCTGTTTTCATACCCTGTTTTCATGACACAAAGGTTAGCCTGCAACGGACAATGATTTATGCAGAggtaattatatataaaagattattagcttatagtaatctctTTACTAATCTTCCCTAGAAACAGCGCTAGAAATGCtagttggtatttcttaacgacattactacaAATAttcattcccagcaatggcgcatgAATAATCCTGGTATATATGTATGGTCAAAGAagtaatccgcaagcgcacggatataccattgtagcatttcacccagaAGTATACAATCATGTGGCTAATACCCCCTAACAgtgccctcctggtgtttcgagagaccatCCTGGGttaccgagttccttacgacaacctgtcatggccgtccaaccggggctaaatacatgagagtaccctccctaggaattagtcttaggaatatatactaacgtggaggaatacctgTATTGAGCTGTCATCATCAGTGGTCCACCTCTACTGTCCTGCAGCATATATGCCCAGATAGTGATAATTAgtaatctaagcaccatgcttacattaataaatactactctacacctCTGGACATGATATAGAGCAACCGATAAATCGGACACTAAACCCATGCCATTgcacctctctggtaggctaCCCACACAATTATACCGACGCAAACATAAAGCAAGAGCAATACTCAGACTAAGCAAAGTACTGAAagtatataaagaagaatatttcatTAATTTCGAAAGTCTTATAGATGAAAGTAGaaaagctgctagagccataccggaactcttccgaagactccgaggacTCCGAGAACTATTCTATtctactccacttagcactaAAAATACTAAACTAAAGTATGAAGAGAAATCTtgagcttgcttgagtgtgttgaGATAGTGAATGAACTCCTCCTGTTATAGGGCAGTTATGATGGTTGTAGCTATGCGAATTGTCCATTTTCCCCCGGAACCGTCATTGGGAATCAATTTGGAGCGTCCACGTGGAGGGCTGACCTGAGCCGACGTAGCCAGGGTTTGGCTGAACCTGGGCTAGCCCAGCAGGTCTCCAGCTTCGGCAGGGTGGGTGACAGGTGGGTCCTATTGGTGGTTGTGGCAGTTAATGCGGTTTCCAGGATGGTTACACCTGATTTGTGGACCCTCCTTATCCATAAGCTTGCTTAGGAGTGAGGTTTCTTcactttctctttattttatttgctaaatTCCTGTAACAAATAATACTATAAGTACAAGTGGAGATATGTTAttctaaaacaaatatgcattgtaagcatagctagttctcctttattatagttatattgacggtcgaGATTGGTCTATAACGTCCGTCAACAGTGTATAAAATTAGGGGATCCTAAACATGGTATGCTCCATGAGTGGCTTCTCAGCAGAAGGGTGTCTGTAGGAAGGGAAATATGGGTGTTGTTTTTTGTTGCCATACAACTTCTTCAAATAAATGCCCATCCAACCAAAAAGTGTATAGGCCATGGTCTACTTGCAGCATGGGAGGGGATGATAAGATTTGTACTAGCCAATATCAAAGAATAGTACAAAGAACATAGGGCGGGCGGAGCCAACGAATTTCTCCACCCTAGGGCCATCCAGGAAGCCATGACCAATACCCCCATGACGAAGGACTGGACCCAACCCAACAACAACGAAGCAACAAAGCCACAAAGCTATAAAGGCGGCTATGTAAATGCGTGAGGACTCAATGCCCGAGGAATCTGGCAACCCCTCCATGCGGTTGTGAAAATGATCACACCAATCCTGAAGCGAAACTTCTCCACCAACTTCAAGACTCTTCCTAATGTCCATATGTAGCATTAAGCTCTTTGGGTACATCAAGAGAGATGGCTCTAACTCACTGTGAGGTGGAACGTACTCTTCAAAAAGATCACCGTCAAGGGGCAGTCCTGAGAGTTTGTATATATCGAGTAATGTGATGGTCCTCTCGCCATGAGGAAAAAGGAAGCTGTTGGTGTGTGGATCCCATTTTTCCAGCAGAGATCTCAGCATACTTGGTGAATGGTGATGTACAGTACAAACCAAGGGAGCAATAGATAGACCCATAAATGTAATCTACCCCCTCTTCGCTACCACGCAAATGAAGGGAATGATGACGCAGGACTGCTTTACCCCATTCCGCATATCCTGAAGGAGCTAGAACAAATTCCACCTTATGGTTTTCCCAACCCAATCCCTCAGATACTATCCTATTCCCTAAGGTGGAAGCCTTATCATCTCAAGGCAAAGGGGTGAGAGGGTGAAAACAGCGGCCCTTGAAAGCGTGACCAGAAGTCCTGCCACGAGTGTTACGCGAAAATTCACCACCGATCAATTCTTTATCCACAATAGTAGGGTTCCCCAAGTCACTTGTTTCAGGTTCATAGGGCTGAAGTTGCGCCATTCTAAAAAGCGGCAAGTTATGTGTTGCTCGAGAAGAGCCAGCATCTGTCATctacaaatgaaaaaaatatatcggAATATGTATATAGGTGCAGCCTAAATATACAATGAGGAAGAAAAGGTATTGTTAGACAAGTTTGACATGCAAATCTAATTAACAACCCGGA
This window encodes:
- the LOC107280949 gene encoding uncharacterized protein, whose amino-acid sequence is MAEKTLREFAAPSADNVPVGPQVNLGDTDFDLKSSLITMAHASLFCGRPNEDASAHLQQFLEICSTYTMKGVSPDTIRLRLFTFSLLGKVKQWFYTNRVAVNTWDKCSTAFLSKFFLMGKTNALRRRISSFQEFYNTVKGAVDLIEKIVSNMSCSEEHLQTHQHGMHTVKETKMLAAKLDLLMKKLDDQEKNNP